A genomic window from Cupriavidus metallidurans CH34 includes:
- the murD gene encoding UDP-N-acetylmuramoyl-L-alanine--D-glutamate ligase, with the protein MFGVLQKPHVLVLGLGESGLAMARWCGLNGCRVRVADTREAPANLVFLQAELTTAQFMGGQFTENLLDDIGLVAISPGLSPLEPNTRALLEAAQARSIPVWGEIELFAQAIGYLEATSGYAPRVLAITGTNGKTTTTALTGRLIERAGKTVGVAGNISPSALDKLSACIASATLPDVWVLELSSFQLEYTFSLAPHAATVLNVTQDHLDWHGSMEAYAAAKARIFGPAEKGCLQVLNRQDPLTMNMARRGTTLVTFGTDLPETPGSYGVLREGGMPWLVLAEPDTEADAEQKPRRRKKDDVAADAVVPVRHKRLMPADALHIRGMHNATNAMAALALCRAIDLPLNALLHGLREYRGEPHRVEWVATIDEVEYFDDSKGTNVGATVAALSGLDKHVVLIAGGEGKGQDFSPLVAPVAQYARAVVLIGKDAGALREALGATGKPLIDAGSLEEAVEKSASLAEAGDVVLLSPACASLDMFRNYVHRAQVFRGAVEELALSRGIMP; encoded by the coding sequence GTGTTTGGCGTGTTGCAGAAACCTCATGTGCTGGTACTTGGCCTCGGTGAATCGGGGCTGGCCATGGCACGCTGGTGCGGCCTGAATGGCTGCCGCGTGCGCGTGGCCGACACACGCGAGGCGCCCGCCAACCTTGTCTTCCTGCAGGCGGAACTGACCACGGCCCAGTTCATGGGCGGGCAGTTCACCGAGAACCTGCTCGACGATATCGGTCTGGTGGCGATCAGCCCCGGGCTGTCCCCGCTCGAACCCAATACCAGGGCGCTGCTCGAGGCGGCGCAGGCACGCAGTATTCCTGTCTGGGGCGAGATCGAACTGTTCGCCCAGGCGATTGGCTACCTGGAGGCCACGTCGGGCTACGCCCCGCGCGTGCTGGCCATCACCGGTACCAACGGCAAGACCACGACCACCGCGCTGACTGGCCGGCTGATCGAGCGCGCAGGCAAGACCGTGGGCGTGGCAGGCAATATCAGCCCGTCTGCGCTGGACAAGCTGTCGGCCTGCATCGCCAGCGCCACGTTGCCCGATGTCTGGGTGCTCGAACTGTCCAGCTTCCAGCTCGAATACACGTTCTCGCTGGCGCCGCACGCGGCCACGGTGCTCAATGTCACGCAGGACCACCTCGACTGGCACGGCAGCATGGAAGCGTATGCCGCCGCCAAGGCGCGCATCTTCGGCCCGGCCGAGAAGGGCTGCCTGCAGGTGCTCAACCGGCAGGACCCGCTGACGATGAACATGGCCCGCCGCGGCACCACGCTGGTCACGTTCGGCACTGACCTGCCCGAGACGCCGGGCAGCTACGGCGTGCTGCGCGAAGGCGGGATGCCATGGCTCGTGCTGGCCGAGCCCGACACCGAAGCCGATGCCGAGCAGAAGCCGCGCCGCCGCAAGAAGGACGATGTCGCCGCCGACGCCGTCGTGCCGGTACGCCACAAGCGCCTGATGCCGGCCGACGCGCTGCACATCCGCGGCATGCACAACGCCACCAACGCGATGGCCGCGCTGGCGCTGTGCCGCGCGATCGACCTGCCGCTCAACGCGCTGCTGCACGGCCTGCGCGAGTATCGTGGCGAGCCGCACCGCGTGGAATGGGTGGCAACGATCGATGAAGTCGAATACTTCGACGACAGCAAGGGGACGAACGTCGGCGCCACCGTGGCTGCACTGAGCGGGCTGGATAAGCACGTGGTGCTGATCGCCGGTGGCGAGGGCAAGGGCCAGGATTTCTCGCCGCTGGTCGCGCCGGTGGCGCAATACGCGCGCGCCGTGGTGCTGATCGGCAAGGATGCGGGCGCGCTGCGCGAGGCGCTGGGGGCTACCGGCAAACCGCTGATCGACGCCGGCTCGCTGGAAGAAGCGGTAGAGAAATCCGCCAGCCTCGCGGAAGCGGGCGACGTGGTGCTGCTGTCGCCGGCTTGCGCCAGCCTCGACATGTTCCGTAACTACGTGCATCGCGCCCAGGTGTTCCGCGGCGCGGTGGAAGAACTGGCTTTGTCCCGGGGGATCATGCCATGA
- the murG gene encoding undecaprenyldiphospho-muramoylpentapeptide beta-N-acetylglucosaminyltransferase yields the protein MTARTLLVMAGGTGGHVFPGLAVARALRDEGWRVVWLGNRTGMEATLVPKHDIPMEYIQFGGLRGKGLLTKLLLPLNLLRAFWQSIGALRRVKPDVVLGMGGYITFPAGMMASLLGRPLVLHEQNSIAGLANKVLAKVADRVLCAFPDALPNSEWTGNPVRAELAQIPAPESRYDHRAGPLHVLVVGGSLGAAALNDVVPKAIALLPEGQRPVVKHQAGAKQIDTLRANYAAAGVAGDTVPFIDDMAAAYADADLVICRAGAMTVSEVAAAGVAALFVPFPHAVDDHQTTNATFLSKQGAALLVQQNELTAEGLAKTLAGLSRTQLKDMARAARGLAKPEATRRVAEICSQLAGKS from the coding sequence ATGACCGCACGCACGCTGCTCGTGATGGCTGGCGGCACCGGGGGCCACGTGTTCCCGGGGCTGGCGGTCGCGCGTGCGTTGCGTGACGAGGGCTGGCGCGTGGTCTGGCTCGGCAATCGTACGGGCATGGAAGCGACGCTGGTGCCGAAGCACGACATTCCGATGGAGTACATCCAGTTCGGTGGACTGCGTGGCAAGGGCCTGCTGACCAAGCTCCTGCTGCCGCTGAACCTGCTGCGCGCGTTCTGGCAGAGCATCGGCGCGCTGCGTCGGGTGAAGCCGGACGTGGTGCTCGGCATGGGCGGCTATATCACCTTCCCGGCAGGGATGATGGCGTCGCTGCTCGGGCGCCCGCTGGTGCTGCACGAACAGAATTCGATCGCTGGCCTGGCGAACAAGGTGTTGGCGAAGGTCGCGGACCGCGTGCTCTGCGCGTTCCCGGACGCGTTGCCGAATAGCGAATGGACCGGCAATCCGGTGCGTGCCGAACTGGCGCAGATTCCGGCGCCGGAGTCACGCTACGACCATCGCGCCGGCCCGCTGCACGTGCTTGTGGTGGGTGGCAGCCTTGGCGCGGCCGCGCTCAACGACGTGGTGCCGAAGGCAATCGCGCTGCTGCCCGAGGGGCAGCGCCCGGTCGTCAAGCATCAGGCCGGCGCGAAACAGATCGATACGCTGCGCGCGAACTACGCAGCAGCAGGAGTGGCCGGCGATACCGTGCCATTCATCGACGACATGGCGGCGGCCTACGCCGACGCCGATCTGGTCATCTGCCGCGCAGGCGCGATGACGGTTTCCGAAGTGGCGGCCGCCGGTGTGGCAGCGCTGTTCGTGCCGTTTCCGCATGCGGTGGACGATCACCAGACCACCAATGCGACGTTCCTGTCGAAGCAGGGCGCTGCGTTGCTGGTGCAACAGAACGAACTGACCGCGGAAGGTCTGGCGAAGACGCTCGCCGGCCTGTCGCGGACGCAATTGAAAGACATGGCGCGCGCTGCGCGTGGCCTGGCCAAACCGGAGGCAACCCGGCGCGTCGCCGAGATCTGCAGCCAGTTGGCGGGTAAATCGTGA
- the ftsA gene encoding cell division protein FtsA, which translates to MSKEYKDLLVGLDIGTSKVAAVVAELRPDGSYEVIGMGQSESKGLKKGVVVNIEATVQSIQRALEEAELMADCKIAEVFTGIAGSHIRSFNSSGMVAIKDKEVTQTDVARVIETAKAVNIPTDQQILHILTQEFIIDGQEDVREPIGMSGIRLEVKVHIVTGAVSAAQNIVKCVRRCGLEVHDLILQPLASSLAVLTEDEKELGVVLVDIGGGTTDIAIFSEGAIRHTAVIPIAGDQITNDIAMALRTPTPDAEDIKMQYGIAKQAIADPEDMIEVPGVGDRGTRTLSRQALAAVIEPRIEELYSLVHQVVRESGYEELLSSGVVITGGTAMMPGMVELGEDIFLKPVRVGVPEYRGNLHEVVKSPRYSTVMGLLQEGCVQRMRGRKVAVQSGSVKQVWGRMKEWFVGNF; encoded by the coding sequence ATGAGCAAGGAATACAAGGACCTACTGGTCGGTCTCGACATCGGCACCTCGAAGGTGGCGGCCGTGGTGGCGGAACTGCGCCCCGATGGCAGCTATGAGGTGATCGGGATGGGCCAGTCCGAGTCCAAGGGTTTGAAGAAGGGGGTCGTGGTCAACATCGAGGCTACCGTGCAGTCGATCCAGCGCGCGCTGGAAGAAGCCGAGCTGATGGCTGACTGCAAGATCGCCGAGGTGTTCACCGGCATCGCCGGCAGCCATATCCGCAGCTTCAACTCGAGCGGCATGGTGGCGATCAAGGACAAGGAAGTCACGCAGACGGATGTGGCCCGCGTGATCGAGACCGCCAAGGCGGTCAACATCCCGACCGACCAGCAGATCCTGCACATCCTGACCCAGGAATTCATCATCGACGGTCAGGAGGATGTACGCGAGCCCATCGGCATGAGCGGTATCCGGCTCGAAGTGAAGGTGCATATCGTGACGGGCGCGGTTAGCGCGGCCCAGAACATCGTCAAGTGCGTGCGCCGCTGCGGCCTGGAAGTGCACGACCTGATCCTGCAGCCGCTGGCCTCGAGCCTTGCGGTGCTGACCGAGGACGAGAAGGAACTCGGCGTGGTGCTGGTGGATATCGGCGGCGGCACGACGGACATCGCCATCTTCAGCGAAGGCGCGATCCGGCACACGGCCGTGATCCCGATCGCCGGGGACCAGATCACCAACGACATCGCCATGGCGCTGCGCACGCCGACGCCCGATGCCGAGGACATCAAGATGCAGTACGGCATCGCCAAGCAGGCGATTGCCGACCCGGAAGACATGATCGAGGTGCCTGGCGTGGGCGACCGCGGCACGCGCACGCTGAGCCGCCAGGCGCTGGCCGCTGTGATCGAGCCGCGTATCGAGGAACTCTATTCGCTGGTGCACCAGGTGGTGCGCGAGTCGGGCTACGAGGAACTGCTGTCGTCGGGCGTGGTGATCACCGGTGGCACGGCCATGATGCCGGGCATGGTGGAACTGGGCGAAGACATCTTCCTGAAGCCCGTGCGCGTGGGCGTGCCCGAGTATCGCGGCAACCTGCATGAAGTCGTAAAGAGCCCGCGTTACTCCACGGTGATGGGCCTGCTGCAGGAAGGATGCGTTCAGCGTATGCGCGGCCGCAAGGTGGCGGTGCAGAGCGGCTCCGTGAAACAGGTCTGGGGACGCATGAAGGAATGGTTTGTCGGCAACTTCTGA
- a CDS encoding D-alanine--D-alanine ligase, giving the protein MSFVAHPNIDPKSLGKVGVLLGGKSAEREISLLSGNGVLAALKSRGVDAHPFDPGLQPISELAAAGFDRVFIALHGRYGEDGTMQGLLEQLGIPYTGSGVLASALAMDKQATKRLWMTHGLATPRFAMLYANTDFDAVVADLGLPLIVKPAREGSSIGLTKVIAADQMRAAFEKAAGLDADVIAETFIDGAELTCPIVGEGPTAEALPVIKIVAPESNYDYQNKYFTDDTQYLCPSTLPDALEREVRALAVEAFRVLGCRGWARADVMLTRDGKPYLLEMNTSPGMTGHSLVPMAARANGISYEDFVMQVLAAATLDLHPNEHWKPE; this is encoded by the coding sequence ATGAGCTTCGTCGCCCATCCCAATATCGATCCGAAGTCGCTGGGCAAGGTTGGCGTGCTGCTGGGTGGCAAGTCCGCCGAGCGCGAGATCTCGCTGCTGTCCGGTAACGGTGTGCTGGCCGCGCTGAAGTCGCGCGGCGTCGATGCGCATCCGTTCGATCCGGGCCTGCAGCCGATCAGCGAACTGGCTGCCGCAGGTTTCGACCGCGTTTTTATCGCGCTGCACGGTCGCTACGGCGAAGACGGCACGATGCAGGGCCTGCTCGAGCAGCTTGGCATCCCCTATACCGGCAGCGGCGTGCTGGCGTCGGCGCTGGCCATGGACAAGCAGGCTACCAAACGCCTGTGGATGACGCACGGCCTGGCTACGCCGCGCTTCGCGATGCTCTACGCGAATACCGATTTCGATGCCGTGGTTGCCGATCTTGGCCTGCCGCTGATCGTCAAGCCGGCCCGTGAAGGGTCGTCGATCGGCCTGACCAAGGTGATCGCCGCGGACCAGATGCGCGCTGCATTCGAGAAGGCCGCAGGGCTCGATGCCGACGTGATCGCCGAGACTTTCATCGATGGCGCGGAGCTGACTTGCCCGATCGTGGGCGAGGGTCCGACGGCCGAAGCGCTCCCAGTTATCAAGATTGTCGCGCCGGAGTCGAACTACGACTATCAAAATAAGTATTTTACTGACGATACCCAATACCTGTGCCCCTCGACATTGCCCGACGCGCTGGAGCGCGAAGTGCGCGCGCTGGCCGTGGAGGCCTTCCGGGTGCTGGGGTGTCGCGGCTGGGCCCGCGCGGACGTGATGCTGACGCGCGACGGCAAGCCTTATCTGCTTGAAATGAATACGTCCCCCGGCATGACCGGCCATTCGCTCGTGCCGATGGCGGCGCGTGCGAATGGCATCAGCTATGAGGACTTCGTCATGCAGGTACTGGCGGCAGCCACGCTGGACCTGCATCCGAATGAACACTGGAAACCCGAATAA
- the mraY gene encoding phospho-N-acetylmuramoyl-pentapeptide-transferase: protein MLLTLAQWLQNDYSFLRVVNYLTFRAVMANVTALVIGLGFGPWVIRRLTELKIGQAVRTIGPQTHLVKAGTPTMGGVLVLISIAISTLLWCDWGNRFIWVVLLVTLGYGAIGWVDDYRKVVYRDPRGMSSREKFFWQTLIGLVAAVYLAFSVSEASNVRIWSLFLSWIEGGMFADVPYKMNLIVPFFKEVSYPLGVTGFIVLTYLVIVGSSNAVNLTDGLDGLVIMPVVLVGGGLGVFAYVMGNAVYSKYLLFPHIPGAGELLIFCSAMAGAGLAFLWFNAHPARVFMGDVGALALGGALGTVAVIVRQEIVLFVMGGIFVVETLSVMLQVSWFKFTKRRYGEGRRLFRMAPLHHHFELGGWKETQVTVRFWIITMLLVLIGLSSLKLR, encoded by the coding sequence ATGTTATTGACACTGGCCCAGTGGCTGCAGAACGACTACAGCTTCCTGCGGGTCGTCAACTATCTGACTTTCCGCGCGGTGATGGCCAACGTCACCGCGCTGGTGATCGGCCTGGGTTTCGGGCCGTGGGTGATTCGCCGCCTTACCGAACTGAAGATCGGTCAGGCCGTGCGCACGATCGGCCCCCAGACGCACCTGGTGAAGGCCGGCACGCCGACCATGGGTGGCGTGCTGGTGCTGATCTCGATCGCGATCTCGACGTTGCTCTGGTGTGACTGGGGCAACCGCTTCATCTGGGTTGTGCTGCTCGTGACGCTGGGCTATGGCGCGATTGGCTGGGTCGATGACTACCGCAAGGTGGTCTATCGCGATCCGCGCGGCATGTCGAGCCGCGAGAAATTCTTCTGGCAGACGCTGATCGGTCTGGTTGCCGCCGTGTATCTGGCGTTCTCGGTGTCCGAGGCCAGCAACGTGCGCATCTGGAGTCTGTTCCTGAGCTGGATCGAGGGCGGCATGTTCGCCGACGTGCCGTACAAGATGAACCTGATCGTGCCCTTCTTCAAGGAAGTGAGCTACCCGCTCGGCGTGACCGGTTTCATCGTGCTGACCTATCTGGTGATCGTTGGCTCGAGCAACGCGGTGAACCTGACCGACGGTCTGGACGGCCTCGTGATCATGCCCGTGGTGCTGGTGGGCGGCGGCCTTGGCGTGTTTGCCTATGTGATGGGCAATGCGGTCTACAGCAAGTACCTGCTGTTCCCGCACATTCCCGGCGCGGGCGAGCTGCTGATCTTCTGCTCGGCGATGGCCGGCGCGGGACTGGCGTTCCTCTGGTTCAACGCCCACCCGGCACGCGTGTTCATGGGCGACGTTGGCGCGCTGGCGCTGGGCGGGGCGCTGGGCACGGTAGCGGTGATCGTGCGCCAGGAGATCGTGCTGTTCGTGATGGGCGGGATCTTCGTGGTGGAAACGCTGTCAGTGATGCTCCAGGTGTCGTGGTTCAAGTTCACGAAGCGTCGCTACGGCGAAGGCCGCCGGCTGTTCCGCATGGCGCCGCTGCATCACCACTTCGAACTGGGCGGCTGGAAGGAAACACAAGTGACGGTGCGCTTCTGGATCATCACGATGCTGCTGGTGCTGATCGGGTTGTCGTCGCTGAAGCTGCGCTGA
- the murC gene encoding UDP-N-acetylmuramate--L-alanine ligase: MKHIVKNIHFVGIGGAGMSGIAEVLLNLGYKVSGSDVGSNAATRRLASLGARVAHGHDAENVTGANAVVVSTAVTNDNPEVLAARARRIPVVPRAVMLAELMRLKQGVAIAGTHGKTTTTSLVASVLAEGGLDPTFVIGGRLNSAGANARLGTGDFIVAEADESDASFLNLFPVMEVITNIDADHMDTYGHDFARLKQAFVEFTQRLPFYGIAVLCVDDPNVREILPFVSKPVVRYGFAEDAQIRAVNARAVDGQMHFTVLRQLNGHAEPPLDIVLNLPGIHNVQNALAAIAIATELEVPDASIVKALREFHGVGRRFQRYGEVATPDGSGTFTLVDDYGHHPVEMAATLAAARGAFPDRRLVLAFQPHRFTRTRDCFEDFVKVLGTVDALLLAEVYAAGESPIVAADGRALTRALRVANKVEPVFVEQIEDMPQAILNAVRPGDVVVTMGAGSIGAVPGQLVSHQQGGQQ, encoded by the coding sequence ATGAAGCATATTGTCAAGAACATCCACTTCGTAGGCATTGGCGGGGCCGGCATGAGCGGCATCGCCGAGGTCCTGCTGAATCTGGGCTACAAGGTCTCGGGTTCCGACGTGGGCAGCAATGCCGCCACGCGGCGCCTGGCTTCGCTCGGCGCGCGCGTGGCTCATGGCCACGACGCGGAAAACGTGACGGGCGCCAATGCCGTGGTGGTATCCACCGCGGTGACCAACGACAACCCCGAAGTGCTGGCAGCCCGCGCCAGGCGTATCCCGGTGGTGCCGCGCGCGGTGATGCTGGCCGAGCTGATGCGCCTGAAGCAGGGCGTGGCTATCGCCGGCACCCATGGCAAGACCACCACGACCAGCCTGGTGGCATCGGTGCTGGCCGAAGGCGGGCTAGATCCGACGTTCGTGATCGGTGGCCGCCTGAATTCAGCCGGCGCTAACGCGCGGCTCGGCACGGGCGATTTCATCGTCGCGGAAGCCGACGAGTCCGACGCGTCGTTCCTGAACCTGTTTCCGGTGATGGAAGTCATCACCAATATCGACGCCGACCACATGGACACCTACGGGCATGATTTTGCCCGGCTCAAGCAGGCGTTCGTGGAGTTTACCCAGCGCCTGCCGTTCTACGGCATTGCCGTGCTGTGTGTCGATGACCCGAACGTGCGCGAGATCCTGCCGTTCGTGTCCAAGCCGGTGGTGCGCTACGGTTTTGCCGAGGACGCGCAGATTCGTGCGGTCAATGCGCGCGCCGTTGATGGACAGATGCACTTCACCGTGCTGCGCCAGCTCAATGGCCACGCCGAGCCGCCGCTCGACATCGTGCTGAACCTGCCGGGGATTCACAACGTCCAGAACGCGCTGGCCGCCATCGCGATTGCCACCGAACTCGAAGTGCCGGACGCGTCGATCGTCAAGGCGCTGCGCGAGTTTCACGGCGTGGGCCGCCGCTTCCAGCGCTACGGCGAGGTGGCGACGCCCGACGGTTCGGGCACGTTCACGCTGGTCGACGATTACGGCCATCACCCGGTGGAGATGGCCGCGACGCTGGCTGCCGCGCGCGGCGCGTTCCCGGACCGCCGCCTGGTGCTGGCATTCCAGCCCCATCGCTTCACACGCACGCGCGACTGTTTCGAGGACTTCGTCAAGGTGCTGGGCACCGTCGACGCGCTGCTGCTGGCGGAGGTGTACGCCGCCGGCGAATCGCCGATCGTCGCGGCCGATGGCCGCGCGCTGACGCGCGCGCTGCGCGTTGCAAACAAGGTAGAACCCGTTTTTGTCGAGCAGATCGAGGACATGCCCCAGGCCATCCTGAATGCCGTACGGCCCGGCGATGTGGTCGTAACCATGGGCGCTGGCTCGATCGGCGCAGTGCCGGGCCAGTTGGTGTCGCATCAACAAGGGGGGCAGCAATGA
- a CDS encoding cell division protein FtsQ/DivIB, translated as MWHNARLLNLFASALYALVALMALGAGLLWLAQRPVFAITHVELTSMDGAPLRHVNAPSVRANALGKLAGNFFTLDLNTARQAFESVPWVRHASVRREWPNGLAIQVEEHEPLGTWGGPDSGRLINTYGEVFVANTAEAEEDAQLLALDGPPDSEEDVVEKLEIMREWFKPMKLEPLAVALSGRYAWRAKLSNGMVVEFGREQNDEDRTAMEARVKRFVASWPQVTEQMGKQIEYADLRYPNGFAIRAASVRFLTDAQAAAAAKAATKAASGAATPQAASAGNTNNNPTRLKSKNAEKTR; from the coding sequence ATGTGGCATAACGCGCGCCTGCTCAACCTGTTCGCCTCAGCGCTATACGCGCTGGTGGCGCTCATGGCGCTCGGGGCTGGGCTGCTGTGGCTGGCCCAGCGGCCGGTGTTCGCCATTACGCATGTCGAGCTGACGTCGATGGATGGCGCGCCGTTGCGCCACGTGAACGCGCCGAGCGTGCGCGCGAACGCGCTGGGCAAGCTGGCCGGCAACTTCTTCACACTCGACCTGAACACGGCGCGACAGGCGTTCGAGTCGGTGCCCTGGGTGCGCCACGCGAGCGTGCGGCGCGAGTGGCCGAATGGCTTGGCGATCCAGGTGGAAGAGCACGAACCCCTCGGTACCTGGGGTGGTCCGGATAGTGGCAGGCTGATCAATACCTATGGCGAGGTATTCGTGGCCAACACCGCCGAGGCCGAAGAGGATGCCCAGCTGCTGGCGCTTGACGGACCGCCGGACAGCGAGGAAGACGTGGTCGAGAAGCTGGAGATCATGCGCGAGTGGTTCAAGCCGATGAAGCTCGAACCGCTGGCCGTGGCGCTGTCGGGGCGTTATGCATGGCGTGCCAAATTGTCTAACGGCATGGTCGTCGAATTCGGCCGCGAGCAGAACGACGAGGATCGCACGGCCATGGAGGCGCGGGTCAAGCGCTTCGTGGCGTCGTGGCCGCAGGTCACGGAGCAGATGGGCAAGCAGATCGAGTATGCCGATCTGCGCTATCCCAACGGGTTCGCGATCCGGGCGGCCAGCGTGCGCTTCCTGACCGATGCGCAGGCAGCGGCGGCGGCCAAGGCGGCGACCAAGGCAGCCAGCGGCGCGGCAACCCCCCAGGCGGCTTCGGCCGGCAACACCAACAACAATCCGACGCGACTCAAGAGTAAGAACGCGGAGAAAACTCGATGA
- the ftsW gene encoding putative lipid II flippase FtsW, with protein sequence MSDSQVKRSGFIGATIGNAWGGLRDAVSGVKPTRSRMMEYDQPLLWVAIVLLTFGLVMVYSASIALPDSPRYANYREAHFLVRHAFSLVIGLSTALVAFQIPVKVWDRYAPKLFIVALILLVIVLVPFVGKGVNGARRWIPLGLMNFQPSELMKLAVVLYAANYTVRKQEWMQTVSKGFLPMGVAVVVVGMLLLLEPDMGAFLVIAAVAMGILFLGGINGKLFAGLVGVAVGAFALLITASPWRRERIFAYLNPWEESNALGKAYQLTHSLIAFGRGEWTGVGLGGSIEKLHYLPEAHTDFILAVIGEEFGFIGVLVMIVLFYWMVRRCFDIGRTALQLDRTFAGLVAKGMGIWIGWQTFINMGVNLGLLPTKGLTLPLVSYGGSGILMNCVALAIVLRIDYENRVLMRGGKV encoded by the coding sequence ATGAGCGACTCGCAGGTCAAGCGCAGCGGATTCATCGGCGCCACCATCGGCAATGCCTGGGGTGGCCTGCGTGATGCGGTGTCCGGCGTCAAGCCGACACGCTCCCGCATGATGGAGTACGACCAGCCCCTGCTGTGGGTAGCGATCGTACTGCTGACGTTCGGCCTGGTGATGGTCTACTCGGCATCGATCGCGCTGCCGGACTCGCCGCGCTACGCCAACTACCGCGAGGCCCATTTCCTGGTGCGCCATGCGTTCAGCCTGGTGATCGGACTCTCCACGGCGCTGGTGGCGTTCCAGATTCCGGTGAAGGTCTGGGACCGCTACGCGCCGAAGCTGTTCATCGTCGCGCTGATCCTGCTGGTGATCGTGCTGGTGCCGTTCGTCGGCAAGGGCGTGAACGGCGCGCGGCGCTGGATTCCGCTTGGCCTGATGAATTTCCAGCCGTCCGAACTGATGAAGCTGGCCGTGGTGCTGTACGCGGCCAACTACACGGTGCGCAAGCAGGAGTGGATGCAGACCGTCTCGAAGGGCTTCCTCCCGATGGGGGTGGCCGTGGTCGTGGTGGGGATGCTGCTACTGCTCGAACCCGATATGGGCGCGTTCCTGGTGATCGCGGCCGTGGCGATGGGCATCCTGTTTCTGGGTGGCATCAACGGCAAGCTGTTCGCCGGCCTGGTCGGCGTGGCCGTGGGTGCGTTCGCGCTGCTGATTACGGCATCGCCATGGCGTCGCGAGCGGATCTTTGCGTACCTGAACCCGTGGGAAGAAAGTAACGCGCTCGGCAAGGCTTATCAGCTCACACACTCGCTGATCGCCTTCGGCCGTGGCGAATGGACCGGCGTGGGCCTGGGCGGCAGCATCGAGAAGTTGCACTACCTGCCGGAAGCCCACACTGACTTCATCCTGGCGGTGATCGGCGAGGAATTCGGCTTCATCGGTGTGCTGGTGATGATCGTGCTGTTCTACTGGATGGTCCGCCGCTGCTTCGACATCGGCCGTACGGCGCTGCAGCTCGACCGTACCTTCGCCGGTCTGGTGGCCAAGGGCATGGGCATCTGGATCGGCTGGCAAACGTTCATCAACATGGGCGTGAACCTGGGCCTGCTGCCGACCAAGGGCCTGACGCTGCCACTGGTCAGCTATGGCGGCTCGGGCATCCTGATGAACTGTGTGGCGTTGGCGATTGTCCTGCGCATTGACTACGAGAACAGGGTGTTGATGCGCGGAGGGAAGGTATGA